TCCGCCTGAGAAGCTCAGGATCGCGCTCTGGCGCTTCGATCTTCGGCGGTGGGGGCCTTTCAAGGACAGGAGGCACCAGCGTTCCTGAGACATCATACCGCCTCTTCTCGCCTGTGAGTATCGCATTTATCGCATCCCGCCACTCCGAGGCCCATGGCGTCTCCTTTACCGGTGTGTGAGAGACCTTTGTCCTTGTCACATCTATGCCGAAGAGGTGACATGCTCTTGAGCAGGCGCCGCAGAGTATGCACTGGTCCTCGACAACTCCAATCCTGCCCTGATCATCGACATACCAGCAGTCGGTGGGGCAGACGTTGAAGCACCCGTGGCATCCGATCGGATCGCACTTCACCAGGCGATCGCTCACGAGCCTGATCTCACCCTCGAATGGCTTCACGACATCCATCGCGTCGTACGGGCAGACTATAGCGCATCTGCCGCATCCGATGCACCTCTCCTGGTCCACATCTATGCTGCCCTTGAGATCAAGGGTCGCATCGAGAGGCTCTCCCTTTACAGATATCGCCTCCTCAGGGCATATGCCCACGCAAAGCCCGCAGTAGTCGCACATATCCTCATCGACGAGGAGCTGCTCATACGGCCTGAGATCCCTAGGATCGGGCTTCTTTTCGAGGAGCACAAAGGCCCTGCAGAACCTGGCGCATATCCCGCAGAGGTTGCACTTCTCCCTGTCGACAGAGATCTCACCCTCGATGCCCTCCCTGAGCGGCCCGAAGTCCTCTCTTGTTCTGTTGAACACAACGGTTATCGCCTCTGTCGGGCAAACAGGCTCGCATAATGTGCACGGCAGGCACCTCTCGTTCGGCTCCGCTTTTCTGAGAAGTCTTGGGTACCGGTCATCGGTCTTGATATCCACATCGTTTACCGTGAACCTGTACGCATTCACCGGACAGAAGTTCGCGCACATCCCGCAGAAGACGCATGCATCAAGATCTATGAGCACTGGCGGAGCATCCAGGCCTGTTGCTATCTCCAGAAGGGGCCCCGGCTGGAGGGCCTTCGTCGGGCAGAGGGAGATGCATATGCCGCAACCGTTGCATTTTTTGTAATCGTAGTCCAGGATCTTGGTGATATCCCCGCTCCTCTGCCTGCATACTACATGGGAGCCCTCAACATCCATATCCTTCTGTATTTCCAGCATGCTCAGACCTTCCCTGAGGGCAGCGCGGCCGCAAGCTC
The nucleotide sequence above comes from Methanothrix sp.. Encoded proteins:
- a CDS encoding 4Fe-4S binding protein, which translates into the protein MLEIQKDMDVEGSHVVCRQRSGDITKILDYDYKKCNGCGICISLCPTKALQPGPLLEIATGLDAPPVLIDLDACVFCGMCANFCPVNAYRFTVNDVDIKTDDRYPRLLRKAEPNERCLPCTLCEPVCPTEAITVVFNRTREDFGPLREGIEGEISVDREKCNLCGICARFCRAFVLLEKKPDPRDLRPYEQLLVDEDMCDYCGLCVGICPEEAISVKGEPLDATLDLKGSIDVDQERCIGCGRCAIVCPYDAMDVVKPFEGEIRLVSDRLVKCDPIGCHGCFNVCPTDCWYVDDQGRIGVVEDQCILCGACSRACHLFGIDVTRTKVSHTPVKETPWASEWRDAINAILTGEKRRYDVSGTLVPPVLERPPPPKIEAPERDPELLRRIDESLRRIDVAMRKPKVRYLWERAPVDEARRKIAARIAQEESG